In Salvelinus alpinus chromosome 36, SLU_Salpinus.1, whole genome shotgun sequence, the genomic stretch ATTGCCAAGGTCACTATTTCCCTCACCTCATTAAAGTCCAGCACACTTCCTCTCTATACAAGCGCCCAATGCTCTCTCTACAGAAGAGGATGGACGCTCATTTAGCAAAGCACACGGCAGTAACCTATACTGTAGTCATCCATTGGTTGTTATTACAAAACAGCCTTGACATTTTCACAGAGCATAGGGAGATAGGGAGAATGCTGATCAGGCATTTCTTTTTTTGGCAACCCTGTTGGCCACGTTAATCGAAACCCAGTATCCGTGTGATCAAGGGAAGGGCATTTTATCTGCATTAAAATGTGGAAATGAAAGAGTAGGTCTTGACATGAAATTGAGGCTGAATCTGTGATTGAGTACAGTAAAAGACCACTAATGTGTTATCCCTACATGAAGTTGACATATTCTTCTTTCCTGCATAAATGGACGCTATGCTCAGCCCGGTGAAACATTATTTTTTCCTCCATTAATTAAGGGAGCAGAAACCCTGGTGTTGTTTACCTTTTGGAGGGGGACATTCATTTGATAGATGTCCTCTATGTGAAAAATGAGCATCCACTCAGGCTACAGCTGAGACCTAGAATACCCAGCAGCAATTATTTCACTGCCAGGTTGGGATGAGCAATATACACACACTGATTGCCCTTTCATGAGTTCCATTTGCAGCACCAATCTGTCTCTTGTCTATTAACCCCCAGAAGCAAGCGCTCATAATATTTGTATGTCTTTGTGCAAGCAACACAACAGTAAAAACAATTAATTCCATTTAGAAGGTGGAGTATAATGAAATCCCAGTTGACTTGCAATTATACATATAAAGCAAAcatacaatgagtgtacaaaacattaggaacacctgctctttccatgacagactgaccaggtgaatccaggtgaaagctatgatcccttattgatgtcacctgttaactccactttaatcagtgtagatttaggagaggaggcaggttaaagaaggattttaagcctagagacaattgagacgtggattgtgtatgtgtgccattcagagggtgaatgggcaagacaaaatatttacgtGTCTTTGAATGGGATATGCTGGTAGGTGCCAGGtccaccggtttgtgtcaagaactgcaatgcttctgggtttttcatgcccaacagtttcccgtgtgtatcaagaatggtccaccacccaaaggacatccagccaacttggcacaactgtggggaggattggagtcaacacgggccagcatccctttggaACGCTTTCGAAaccttatagagtccatgtcccgaAGAATTTAGgttattctgagggcaaaatggtgGGTGGGgtaaaactcaatattaggaaggtgttacttcatgttttgtacactcagtgtatattgatgCATGGTATTATGTTTTAATAGAATATGTAACTAAGTCTTTCTGTTTGATCTAGGTATCTGGCCATTCGCTACCCTCTTCGCTCTAGAGAGTTGAGAACGCCCTGTAATGCCGTGGTTGCCATGGTAGTCATCTGGGGACTATCATTGATCTTCGCAGGACCGTATTTGAGCTACTACGACCTCATAGATTACGCCAACAGTAACGTTTGTGTTCCAGGTTGGGAGGAGTACAACCGCAAGGTGCTGGACACGTGCACCTTTGTGTTTGGTTATGTGATCCCTGTGCTCATTGTGAGCCTGTCCTACACCAGAACCATCAAGTACCTGTGGACTGCTGTGGACCCTCTGGACGGGATGTCGGAGTCCAAGAGGGCTAAGCGCAAAGTCACCAAAATGATCATCATCGTCACAGTGCTCTTCTGCTTATGCTGGCTGCCCTATCATGTGGTGATCCTATGCTATCTGTACGGAGACTTCCCCTTCAACCAGACCACATACGCATTCAGGATCCTCTCTCACTGCATGGCCTACGCCAACTCCTGCCTCAACCCCATTGTGTACGCCTTGGTGTCCAAGCACTTTCGCAAAGGCTTCAAGAAGGTGTTCAGCTGCATTCTCAGTAAGAAAGGCAGGAACAAAGTGCATGTGGTCCATGTGGCCAACACAGTGCCTGGGTTCCAGGCGGGGTCCACAGAAGTGTCACAAATGAATGAGGACAATGTACAACAAAATGACTGTGAGATGAGCAGCCGGCCCATCGCCGAGCCGAGGGAAGCAACTATAAGCCATTTCCAGAAACAGCCTTGAATGATGAGAcctatggtaaaggactgtgcaGATTGCCTTATCACAAAGACTTTGTATTCCAACCTCAAAGGGAAACTCAATGATGACAGTATCTCGGTTTTTGAGATGGTGACAACTGAGAATTTGATGAGAGGGTAAAGAGAGCATGatcattaaaaaaacaaacatgagaATGGTTCAAATATAGAATTATAAATTAGAATACTAGTCATTTAATTTATGGGTTGCACCTATGTTTCATCACAATATTGGTTTGAACATTTGTTTTAGGACTGAGCATTCTACTCTATGCATTATCAATGAGCGCTGAGGAAGATATCATCAAGTGCATTACAACGGCTTGGAAATACAATTGCATTTCAAAAtgaggcaaataattagtaggaaaaccttttgtcatcattttgatgtcatcAGATGGACTTGCagaataacgttagctagcaagctaagaTTGAGTGGAGATCAccggattttagctagctaagttaagcATTGCTAGCTCTTTTCGACaaactttgctagctaatgacaacattaCCCTCTGTCTAAAGTACATTTTATGAAATGATAATGATGGCATAGTTGTGTCCTACTTAATATTTGCCTACCTTAGCAACGTCATTGTAATTTAGATGAAGCAGTCATTTCCCTCCATTCAGAATGAATGGGTTTGTTCTCAAGAGGCTGGCTGGAGAATGCTCATAACAATGGCATGACGCGACCAAGTGACGGAGGTGCAACCTatgaataggatctctatgggttCAAATGTATTAGGCTGGTGGTGTTATCTTTTTGCTTTGCACATATTTGTATGTTTCTCTCTGATGTTTACTGAACTCAGTCACTTAAGAGTTGTGTTGCTGTTGTAAATTCCATGCCGCTAACTATATTATCCTTTATGGCCTCTATTCACTTGTATTATCTAATCTGTCTGTTAAACTCTATGAAGTCAActttctcttttctctgtttGCTTTCTTCACTTTCCTAGTTTCCCCTTTTCTAGTCGAGTCTCCTTAAAAGCTTGTATACTACCTCACTGCTGTGTTAAACTACCCTGCCTCTCATGATCTTACCCTCCCTCTCATTTAGAAATTCCAAGAAATGCAATTTTCCACCAGCAGGAGGCCAGAACAGaaaagtatatattttatattttatatttagaaCTCTCCTTTATACCCGGCAATTTTGTCAAAATGCAATGTGCTTTCTGTATTATTTGTTTTCGCCTTTGTGACACTTCCTTATGTCTGTACTTTATGCTCTTTAACTTGTTTATGTGTATTGGATGAGATTATGTATTTGGTTAAATATTGGCTAAACATTTTCGAAGTGGATGTAAATATCaatgatcaaataaaatgttttatgttgCGGTATTTAATGCTATTATTGATAACATATCAaaccctaatcctagcttcatgtGCACAacccggttcaaccctaaacctagacaTATCCCTATGTAGTTTTTATGAAAGGTACGTTCAGGTAAAGTAGCTATTCATAAGCAATTCGTTTAAACTAAGATGAACAAATATTGTGTGTTGTAAACATTCAAGCTCTAACAGACCATGCTTTAAAAGCTCAATTGGTTCAGCTTATTAACAATTTCCCCCATGAAACAAATAGCTTACCACCTCATGGGTATCTTAGCCCATATGCTGTAGATTTTCAACGTCTCT encodes the following:
- the LOC139565197 gene encoding galanin receptor 2b-like produces the protein MSDLEDFSKTAGHWNTSDSYQLNPTSVIVPVVFSLIFLLGTIGNSLVLAVLLRSGQVGYNTTNLFILNLSVADFFFIIFCVPFQATIYSLEGWVFGSFMCKVVHFFINLTMYASSFTLAAVSVDRYLAIRYPLRSRELRTPCNAVVAMVVIWGLSLIFAGPYLSYYDLIDYANSNVCVPGWEEYNRKVLDTCTFVFGYVIPVLIVSLSYTRTIKYLWTAVDPLDGMSESKRAKRKVTKMIIIVTVLFCLCWLPYHVVILCYLYGDFPFNQTTYAFRILSHCMAYANSCLNPIVYALVSKHFRKGFKKVFSCILSKKGRNKVHVVHVANTVPGFQAGSTEVSQMNEDNVQQNDCEMSSRPIAEPREATISHFQKQP